A part of Cystobacter ferrugineus genomic DNA contains:
- a CDS encoding anhydro-N-acetylmuramic acid kinase — protein MDSRSGPSRARLCVGLLSGTSVDAVEAVLCRIEGTGPRVRITLLAHVSRPFAPEFTQRVLSAQDARALCELNFALGERFAEAALEVISRAGHRPEDVDVIGSHGQTVAHWPSSLSDTPSTLQLGEASVIAERTGISVVSDFRTRDMAAGGQGAPLVPYLDWALFRKPGVARALQNLGGIGNVSVVSERLEDTIAFDTGPGNMVMDGLARRISGGQLSCDLDGHLSRGGRVVPHLLEELLAHPFLALPPPRSAGREGFGDALVTRLWERARDTRPEDLMATAVEFTVEATARAYETWLLPRFTLEAVYVSGGGIRNPVLMERLTARLAPLPVHPVDALGLPEGAKEAVCFALLANEYLWGTPANVPSATGARRQVVLGKLTP, from the coding sequence ATGGACTCGCGATCCGGCCCCTCCCGCGCACGGCTGTGTGTCGGGCTGCTGTCTGGCACCAGCGTGGACGCGGTGGAGGCGGTGCTCTGCCGCATCGAGGGCACCGGGCCACGGGTTCGCATCACCCTGCTCGCCCATGTCTCGCGGCCCTTCGCCCCGGAGTTCACCCAGCGGGTACTCTCCGCCCAGGACGCCCGCGCGCTGTGTGAGTTGAACTTCGCCCTGGGCGAGCGCTTCGCCGAGGCGGCGCTGGAGGTCATCTCCCGGGCGGGCCACCGCCCCGAGGACGTGGACGTCATCGGCTCGCATGGACAGACGGTGGCCCACTGGCCCTCGAGCCTGTCGGACACGCCCTCCACGCTGCAGCTCGGGGAGGCCTCCGTCATCGCCGAGCGCACCGGCATCTCCGTGGTGAGCGACTTCCGCACCCGGGACATGGCGGCGGGAGGCCAGGGCGCCCCGCTGGTGCCCTACCTGGACTGGGCCCTGTTCCGGAAGCCCGGCGTGGCCCGGGCGCTGCAGAACCTGGGCGGCATCGGCAACGTGAGCGTGGTGAGCGAGCGGCTGGAGGACACCATCGCCTTCGACACCGGGCCGGGAAACATGGTGATGGATGGGCTGGCGCGGCGCATCTCCGGCGGCCAGCTCTCGTGCGACCTGGACGGCCACCTGTCGCGGGGGGGCCGCGTGGTGCCGCACCTGCTCGAGGAGCTGCTCGCCCACCCCTTCCTCGCCCTGCCCCCACCGCGCAGCGCCGGACGCGAGGGCTTCGGAGACGCGCTGGTGACGCGGCTATGGGAGCGCGCCCGGGACACGCGGCCCGAGGACTTGATGGCCACGGCGGTGGAGTTCACCGTGGAGGCCACGGCGCGTGCCTACGAGACCTGGCTCCTGCCGCGCTTCACGCTGGAGGCGGTGTACGTGTCCGGCGGCGGCATCCGCAACCCCGTGCTGATGGAGCGGCTGACGGCGCGGCTCGCCCCCCTGCCGGTGCACCCGGTGGACGCGCTGGGCCTGCCCGAGGGCGCCAAGGAAGCCGTGTGCTTCGCGCTGCTGGCCAACGAGTATCTGTGGGGAACTCCGGCGAACGTGCCGTCGGCGACTGGCGCGAGGCGTCAAGTCGTTCTAGGAAAGCTGACACCGTGA
- a CDS encoding ADP-ribosylation factor-like protein: MSSVNLVAREVAAKIVFYGPGLSGKTSTLRKIYETVRPAHRGEMMSIATEGDRTLFFDFLPVKVERVNDCTVRLALYTVPGQVFYNATRKLVLQGADGVVFVADSQPEMMDANRESMANLQENLLEQGIRLERFPLVLQWNKRDLPSALPVAELREALNPRLVPDFETEAISGKGVLDVLKGITRLVIQDLRAKRIVPPPRSANPVAAPRPAGRGLEAELSQHLVGRTASSSSTSTSTTSIAAPRPAMPSRSMPAVGASPQVVVAPTAPPALTGQRPLGAASALAPSELFDHARAAEGAFASGDYGTCIQACLDAARRGLALAGEGPLGAQAYLLQVDGGDLLKLQTLGARGGSYRVDDAAFALYVLMQIFTRLHTAGLPTPATE; this comes from the coding sequence GTGAGCAGCGTGAACCTGGTAGCCCGGGAAGTGGCGGCGAAGATCGTCTTCTATGGACCGGGTCTGTCCGGCAAGACGAGCACGCTGCGCAAGATCTACGAAACGGTGCGCCCCGCGCACCGCGGCGAGATGATGTCCATCGCCACCGAGGGAGACCGGACGCTCTTCTTCGACTTCCTGCCCGTGAAGGTGGAGCGGGTGAACGACTGCACGGTGCGGCTCGCGCTGTACACCGTGCCCGGCCAGGTCTTCTACAACGCCACGCGCAAGCTGGTGCTCCAGGGCGCCGACGGCGTGGTGTTCGTGGCGGACTCGCAGCCGGAGATGATGGACGCCAACCGCGAGTCCATGGCCAACCTGCAGGAGAACCTGCTGGAGCAGGGCATCCGGCTGGAGCGCTTCCCGCTCGTGTTGCAGTGGAACAAGCGCGACCTGCCCTCGGCCCTGCCCGTGGCGGAGCTGCGCGAGGCGCTCAATCCCCGCCTCGTGCCCGACTTCGAGACCGAGGCCATCAGCGGCAAGGGCGTGCTGGACGTGCTCAAGGGCATCACCCGGCTCGTCATCCAGGATCTACGGGCCAAGCGCATCGTCCCCCCACCCCGCTCGGCCAACCCCGTGGCGGCGCCCCGGCCCGCGGGGCGAGGACTGGAAGCCGAGCTCAGCCAGCACCTGGTGGGCCGCACCGCCTCCTCGTCCTCCACCTCTACCTCCACCACCTCGATCGCGGCCCCGCGCCCCGCCATGCCGTCGCGGAGCATGCCCGCCGTGGGGGCCTCGCCGCAGGTGGTGGTCGCGCCCACCGCTCCCCCGGCGCTGACCGGACAGCGGCCCCTGGGCGCCGCGAGCGCGCTCGCGCCCTCGGAGCTGTTCGACCACGCGAGGGCCGCGGAAGGAGCGTTCGCCTCGGGGGATTACGGCACGTGCATCCAGGCCTGCCTCGATGCCGCCCGCCGTGGGCTCGCGCTCGCGGGCGAGGGGCCCCTGGGAGCGCAGGCCTACCTGCTCCAGGTGGATGGGGGAGATCTGCTCAAATTGCAGACGCTCGGAGCCCGCGGCGGCAGCTACCGCGTGGATGACGCCGCGTTCGCGCTGTACGTGCTGATGCAGATCTTCACCCGGCTCCACACCGCCGGGTTGCCCACGCCCGCCACGGAGTGA
- the modA gene encoding molybdate ABC transporter substrate-binding protein: MKKLVRNALILGVLLIVGAGFVAGMGVSAAADTPPPPRTHTLRIAAAADLKFALDELLKDFRAKHPDDRVEVTYGSSGNFLAQLSQGAPFDVFLSADMSYPRKLVEQGLVEPGGVFAYAVGHVVLWVPRDSPLPVEKLGMKVLLEPGVRHIAIANPQHAPYGRAAEAALKSQGLHDAVKDKLVLGENVAQAAQFAQSGAADVGIIAMSLALAPAMKERGRYWEVPTSAYPRMEQGGALLKKAQDPELARRFRDALLGSQSRPLLERYGFTAPGK; this comes from the coding sequence ATGAAGAAGCTCGTGAGAAACGCGCTCATACTGGGAGTCCTGCTCATCGTCGGTGCGGGGTTCGTGGCCGGCATGGGCGTCTCCGCCGCCGCCGACACGCCGCCCCCGCCACGCACGCACACCTTGCGGATCGCCGCGGCGGCGGATCTGAAGTTCGCGCTGGACGAGTTGTTGAAGGACTTCCGCGCGAAGCACCCCGACGACCGGGTGGAGGTCACCTACGGCTCGTCGGGCAACTTCCTCGCGCAGCTCTCCCAGGGCGCGCCCTTCGACGTCTTCCTCTCCGCGGACATGTCCTATCCGCGCAAGCTCGTCGAGCAGGGCCTCGTGGAGCCGGGTGGAGTCTTCGCCTACGCCGTGGGCCACGTCGTCTTGTGGGTGCCCCGGGACTCGCCCCTGCCCGTGGAGAAGCTCGGAATGAAGGTGCTGCTGGAGCCGGGCGTCCGGCACATCGCCATCGCCAACCCCCAGCATGCCCCCTACGGCCGAGCGGCCGAGGCCGCCTTGAAGAGCCAGGGCCTCCATGACGCCGTCAAGGACAAGCTGGTGCTCGGGGAGAATGTCGCGCAGGCGGCCCAGTTCGCGCAGAGCGGCGCCGCGGACGTGGGCATCATCGCGATGTCGCTCGCGCTCGCCCCGGCCATGAAGGAGCGCGGCCGTTACTGGGAAGTCCCCACGAGCGCCTACCCGCGCATGGAGCAGGGCGGGGCCCTGCTCAAGAAGGCCCAGGATCCGGAGCTGGCCCGGCGGTTCCGCGACGCGCTGCTCGGCTCCCAGAGCCGGCCGCTGCTCGAGCGCTACGGCTTCACCGCGCCGGGGAAGTGA
- a CDS encoding glycoside hydrolase family 43 protein: protein MRLSKIFPGVALALSFLACGGPEVGPAAINEPVGASAQAARLSIRNADPTVIRVDSTYISAEVEGGRIYVRMASSVNGLSSAARQMVFGNPNGWAEVWAPQLIKSGTTYYIYFTAGAGSAHRMYVIQSQSPNSGYSAPASLALPDNKWAIDGTAFVYQGQWYFVWSGWVGDTNGEQTLFIARMSSPTQVTGARYVISQPRETWEKVDINPPCRVNEGPEPLIDPNGQLHIVYSANGSWGSNYCLADLRLKAGGDPTYVWDWYKSNGCLFGAAANTIMSGWHPTLYAKGVGHHSFVLLNGDPNTSPPAGPTFPLAYHGVNKNEYPSDFWGARYWYSGSFQWWGNITYTRGADKNTGWSLKFYE, encoded by the coding sequence ATGCGGCTGTCGAAGATCTTCCCGGGTGTGGCACTGGCGCTGTCCTTCCTGGCGTGTGGAGGCCCCGAGGTCGGCCCCGCCGCCATCAACGAGCCGGTGGGTGCGAGCGCGCAGGCCGCGCGCCTGTCCATCCGCAACGCGGACCCGACCGTCATCCGCGTGGACAGCACCTACATCTCCGCGGAGGTGGAGGGGGGACGGATCTACGTGCGCATGGCCTCGTCGGTGAACGGGCTGTCGAGCGCCGCGCGCCAGATGGTCTTCGGCAACCCCAATGGCTGGGCCGAGGTGTGGGCGCCGCAGCTCATCAAGAGCGGCACCACCTACTACATCTACTTCACGGCGGGCGCGGGCTCCGCGCACCGCATGTATGTCATTCAATCGCAGAGCCCCAACTCGGGCTACTCGGCGCCGGCCTCGCTGGCGCTGCCGGACAACAAGTGGGCCATCGACGGCACGGCCTTCGTCTACCAGGGACAGTGGTACTTCGTCTGGTCCGGCTGGGTGGGAGACACCAACGGCGAGCAGACGCTCTTCATCGCGCGCATGTCGAGCCCCACGCAGGTGACGGGGGCGCGCTACGTCATCTCCCAGCCCCGTGAGACGTGGGAGAAGGTCGACATCAATCCCCCCTGCCGCGTCAACGAGGGCCCCGAGCCCCTCATCGATCCAAACGGCCAGTTGCACATCGTGTACTCGGCCAACGGGAGCTGGGGCTCCAATTACTGCCTGGCGGATCTGCGGCTCAAGGCCGGAGGAGATCCCACCTATGTCTGGGATTGGTACAAGTCCAATGGCTGCCTCTTCGGCGCCGCGGCCAACACCATCATGAGCGGGTGGCATCCGACGCTGTACGCCAAGGGCGTGGGCCACCACTCCTTCGTGCTGCTCAACGGAGACCCCAACACGAGCCCGCCCGCCGGCCCCACGTTCCCCCTCGCCTACCACGGCGTGAACAAGAACGAGTACCCGAGCGACTTCTGGGGCGCGCGCTACTGGTACTCGGGCAGCTTCCAGTGGTGGGGCAACATCACGTACACGCGCGGCGCGGACAAGAACACGGGCTGGAGCCTGAAGTTCTACGAGTAG
- a CDS encoding carbohydrate-binding module family 20 domain-containing protein yields the protein MNKRGGVLSALGCALALSVSGTAQAGVYVHLFEWKWPDVARECETFLGPKGYTGVQVSPPNEHITGSQWWTRYQPVSYKLDSRGGSRAQFIDMVQRCNAAGVAVYADLVINHTASYGASGSSTGVAGTKWSTRSHPMYGSNDYHSPICSISNYQDAYNVQNCDLSGLPDLNTGSSYVQQTLANYINDLTSIGVRGFRVDAAKHMSPGDISGIRNRMTGSPFIFLEVIDLGGEAVTASQYFGLGSVTEFKYSARIGEQFKTGQIKNLKTFGESWGFMSSGKAVVFTDNHDNQRGHGAGGANILTHKDGSLYNLANVFMLGWPYGYPQVMSSYSFTNTDAGPPGSSVHNGTSVNCFGEWQCEHRWREIANMVRFRAVTEGTGVSNWWDNGNNQLAFARTGKGFVVVNREGGGLNRSFATGLSAGTYCNVLSGEFNNGTCTGSTVTVDGSGNATFNVAGMTSAAIHVGAVVSGGGNPDPDPNPGSVTVNFTCNNGQTYMGQSVYVVGNLSALGAWAPASAVKLNPTSYPTWTGAISLPANTAIEWKCLKREESNPANGVQWQPGNNIKLTTPSSGSVSTTGGF from the coding sequence GTGAACAAACGTGGTGGAGTCCTGAGCGCCCTTGGCTGCGCGCTCGCGTTGAGCGTGTCCGGCACGGCGCAAGCGGGTGTCTACGTTCATCTGTTCGAGTGGAAATGGCCAGACGTGGCCCGCGAATGCGAGACATTCCTCGGGCCCAAGGGCTACACCGGGGTCCAGGTGTCTCCGCCCAACGAGCACATCACCGGTTCGCAGTGGTGGACCCGGTATCAGCCGGTCAGCTACAAGCTGGACTCGCGCGGTGGAAGCCGGGCGCAGTTCATCGACATGGTGCAGCGCTGCAACGCGGCCGGGGTGGCTGTGTATGCCGATCTCGTCATCAACCACACGGCGTCCTATGGGGCCAGTGGTTCCAGCACGGGGGTCGCGGGCACGAAGTGGAGTACGCGCAGCCACCCCATGTACGGCTCCAATGACTATCACAGCCCCATCTGCAGCATCAGCAACTACCAGGATGCCTACAACGTCCAGAACTGCGACCTGAGCGGCCTGCCGGATCTGAACACGGGCTCCAGCTACGTGCAGCAGACGCTGGCCAACTACATCAACGATCTGACCTCCATTGGCGTGAGGGGCTTCCGGGTCGATGCCGCCAAGCACATGTCGCCGGGAGACATCTCCGGCATCCGCAACCGCATGACCGGCTCGCCCTTCATCTTCCTGGAGGTGATCGATCTGGGCGGCGAGGCGGTCACCGCCAGCCAGTACTTCGGCCTCGGCTCGGTGACCGAGTTCAAGTACAGCGCGAGGATCGGCGAGCAGTTCAAGACGGGGCAGATCAAGAACCTGAAGACCTTCGGTGAGAGCTGGGGCTTCATGTCCAGCGGCAAGGCGGTGGTGTTCACCGACAACCACGACAACCAGCGAGGCCACGGGGCGGGCGGCGCCAACATCCTGACCCACAAGGACGGCAGCCTGTACAACCTGGCCAACGTCTTCATGCTGGGCTGGCCGTATGGCTACCCGCAGGTGATGTCCAGCTACTCCTTCACCAACACGGACGCGGGGCCCCCGGGCTCGTCCGTCCACAATGGCACCTCGGTGAACTGCTTCGGCGAGTGGCAGTGCGAGCACCGCTGGCGTGAGATCGCCAACATGGTCCGCTTCCGCGCGGTGACCGAGGGCACGGGCGTCTCCAACTGGTGGGACAACGGCAACAACCAGCTCGCCTTCGCCCGCACCGGCAAGGGCTTCGTGGTCGTCAACCGCGAGGGCGGCGGCCTCAACCGCTCCTTCGCCACGGGTCTGTCGGCCGGCACCTACTGCAACGTGCTCTCCGGTGAGTTCAACAACGGCACCTGCACGGGCAGCACCGTCACGGTGGACGGCAGCGGCAACGCGACCTTCAACGTGGCGGGCATGACCTCGGCCGCCATCCACGTGGGCGCCGTCGTCTCCGGCGGTGGCAACCCGGACCCGGACCCGAACCCGGGGAGCGTCACCGTCAACTTCACCTGCAACAACGGGCAGACGTACATGGGCCAGAGCGTCTATGTCGTCGGCAATCTCAGCGCCCTGGGCGCCTGGGCTCCCGCCAGCGCGGTGAAGCTCAACCCGACGAGCTATCCCACCTGGACGGGCGCGATCTCCCTCCCGGCGAACACCGCCATCGAGTGGAAGTGCCTCAAGCGCGAGGAGAGCAACCCGGCCAACGGCGTGCAGTGGCAGCCGGGGAACAACATCAAGTTGACCACGCCGTCCTCGGGCTCGGTGTCCACCACGGGCGGCTTCTAG
- a CDS encoding dipeptidase — protein MKTPLTLLGLVLLTAASCSHESLTRPAPPPGDSAERGRELARRLIIVDGHIDVPYRLQEKLSPEGEPTEDISQRTAGGDFDYPRAVEGGLDVPFMSIYIPAELQKTAGASKALADSLIDMVEKLARTSPDKFALARSVDEARRNTSEGKVSFAMGIENGSALEDSVANVAHFQKRGVRYITLTHSADNLLGDSSYAEGAHRWNGLSPLGKQVVAEMNRVGIMVDVSHLSDATIRQVLETSQQPVIASHSSCRHFTPGFERNLSDELIRAIAAKGGVVMISFGSGFLLQAAQDHEKRLREEAMAFIQQQGLTRESPEVRTFIENWLREHPFPRARVEDVADHIDHVVKLVGIDHVGLGSDFDGVGPTLPVGLEDVSRYPNLFRVLLERGYGEAELEKLASGNVFRVWRQVEATARP, from the coding sequence ATGAAAACTCCCTTGACCCTGCTGGGCCTCGTCCTGCTCACCGCCGCGTCCTGTTCACATGAATCCCTCACGCGGCCAGCCCCCCCGCCCGGGGATTCCGCCGAGCGCGGCCGCGAGCTCGCCCGCCGGCTCATCATCGTCGATGGCCACATCGACGTGCCCTACCGGCTCCAGGAGAAGCTGAGCCCCGAGGGCGAGCCCACCGAGGACATCTCCCAGCGCACCGCCGGGGGAGACTTCGACTACCCCCGCGCGGTGGAGGGCGGGCTGGACGTGCCCTTCATGTCCATCTACATCCCCGCGGAGCTCCAGAAGACGGCCGGTGCCTCGAAGGCGCTCGCGGACTCGCTGATCGACATGGTGGAGAAGCTCGCCCGCACGTCACCGGACAAGTTCGCCCTGGCGCGCTCGGTGGACGAGGCACGCCGCAACACGAGCGAGGGCAAGGTCTCCTTCGCCATGGGCATCGAGAACGGCTCCGCCCTGGAGGACTCGGTGGCCAACGTCGCCCACTTCCAGAAGCGCGGCGTGCGCTACATCACCCTGACGCACTCGGCGGACAACCTGCTCGGCGACTCCTCCTACGCCGAGGGCGCACACCGCTGGAACGGGCTGAGCCCCCTGGGCAAGCAGGTAGTGGCGGAGATGAACCGCGTGGGCATCATGGTGGACGTGTCGCACCTGTCGGACGCCACCATCCGCCAGGTGCTGGAGACGAGCCAGCAGCCCGTCATCGCCTCCCACTCCTCGTGCCGCCACTTCACGCCCGGCTTCGAGCGCAACCTCAGCGACGAGCTCATCCGCGCCATCGCCGCCAAGGGGGGCGTGGTGATGATCAGCTTCGGCTCGGGCTTCCTCCTCCAGGCCGCGCAGGACCATGAGAAGCGGCTGCGCGAGGAGGCCATGGCCTTCATCCAGCAGCAGGGCCTGACGCGGGAGAGCCCCGAGGTCAGGACGTTCATCGAGAACTGGCTGCGCGAGCACCCGTTTCCCCGGGCCCGCGTCGAGGACGTGGCCGACCACATCGATCACGTGGTGAAGCTCGTGGGCATCGATCACGTGGGGCTCGGCTCGGACTTCGACGGTGTGGGCCCCACCCTGCCCGTGGGGCTCGAGGACGTGTCGCGCTACCCCAACCTCTTCCGGGTGCTGCTCGAGCGCGGCTATGGCGAGGCGGAGCTCGAGAAGCTCGCCTCGGGCAATGTCTTCCGCGTGTGGCGGCAGGTGGAGGCGACCGCCCGCCCCTGA
- a CDS encoding DUF4388 domain-containing protein produces the protein MALHGDFSSFPLPELLQWLDSSRKTGTLQLLSWEGGERGLFLLSGQVLAIANEGLRGRVARVLALAKLADGAAVLAALKALPPDGEGLESIFQAHKVEPRLVRELVREEMLGSMVDQTRGGHGAFHWTEDLDRSGEEWAPCEMSLRELLFESLRWVDEQADVDRVLPGDALTVRSLVPPSPRQPLMHRILLTLCTGGQNLGRLRLSLGLSRSSTTRRVFELLRARQVEVEGAPEVVVDPVTDMLEKGAVLVRERQFDATELVCATLLASDPTDRRVREFARMAHSEHVASLYAALPPLSVPELSPDTEELSLLKPEERQVVGLINGNWDVSTLVLASPARELETLKTLAKLMRMGLLSLR, from the coding sequence ATGGCCCTTCACGGTGATTTCTCCAGCTTCCCGCTCCCCGAGCTCCTCCAATGGTTGGACAGCTCCCGAAAGACCGGCACGCTCCAACTGCTCTCCTGGGAGGGCGGTGAGCGCGGGCTCTTCCTGCTGTCGGGGCAGGTGTTGGCGATCGCCAACGAGGGGCTCCGGGGCCGGGTGGCCCGGGTGCTCGCCCTGGCGAAGCTGGCGGATGGCGCGGCGGTGCTCGCGGCGCTCAAGGCCCTGCCGCCGGATGGCGAGGGACTCGAGTCCATCTTCCAGGCCCACAAGGTGGAGCCCAGGCTGGTGCGCGAGCTGGTGCGCGAGGAGATGCTCGGCTCCATGGTGGACCAGACGCGCGGCGGACATGGCGCCTTCCACTGGACGGAGGACCTGGATCGCTCGGGCGAGGAGTGGGCGCCGTGCGAGATGAGCCTGCGCGAGCTGCTCTTCGAGTCGCTGCGCTGGGTGGATGAGCAGGCGGACGTGGACCGGGTGCTGCCGGGGGATGCGCTGACGGTGCGCTCGCTCGTGCCGCCGAGCCCGCGCCAGCCGTTGATGCACCGCATCCTGCTCACCCTGTGCACGGGGGGGCAGAACCTGGGGCGGCTGCGGCTGTCGCTCGGCCTGTCGCGCTCGTCCACCACGCGCCGCGTGTTCGAGCTGCTGCGCGCCAGGCAGGTGGAGGTGGAGGGAGCACCGGAGGTGGTGGTGGATCCGGTGACGGACATGCTGGAGAAGGGCGCGGTGCTGGTGCGCGAGCGGCAGTTCGACGCGACGGAGCTGGTGTGCGCGACGCTGCTGGCGAGCGACCCGACGGACCGGCGCGTGCGCGAGTTCGCGCGCATGGCGCACAGCGAGCACGTGGCATCGCTCTACGCCGCGCTGCCCCCGCTGAGCGTGCCGGAGCTGTCGCCGGACACGGAGGAGCTGTCGCTGCTCAAGCCCGAGGAGCGACAGGTGGTGGGCCTCATCAACGGCAACTGGGACGTGTCCACCCTGGTGCTGGCCAGCCCCGCGCGCGAGCTGGAGACGCTCAAGACGCTCGCCAAGCTCATGCGCATGGGCCTGCTGAGCCTGCGCTGA
- a CDS encoding metalloenzyme, which produces MRVAVLFIDGVGIGRNDPDINPLSGRDHLLSWFQDAPPPPLPGAGRCFPVDTTFGIAGRPQSASNQTALLTGQPAPALIGRHVLGYPDAALREILARHSLVKHLVATGHTATFANCYPVAYLDALKLPRRPSASAPEFTLTPAALRRLKASASTLAFAAGGVPLRTLDDARSGLALPHDITGARARSRDLDVPTRTPAEAAEVFWRIAGEADFTFFEHYLADEAGHAQDFVAARDALDTFDAFARAVVSLRPADARVLVCSDHGNVEDLSTRSHTLHPVPVLYFGPPAPELESLATVADVGRVVLHWWGGA; this is translated from the coding sequence ATGCGCGTCGCGGTCCTCTTCATCGATGGGGTTGGCATTGGACGAAACGATCCGGACATCAACCCGCTTTCCGGACGCGACCACCTGCTCTCCTGGTTCCAGGATGCCCCGCCCCCCCCGCTCCCCGGTGCCGGTCGGTGCTTCCCCGTGGACACCACCTTCGGCATCGCCGGCCGTCCCCAGTCCGCTTCCAATCAGACCGCCCTCCTCACCGGGCAACCCGCCCCCGCGCTCATCGGCCGGCACGTCCTCGGCTATCCGGATGCGGCCCTGCGCGAGATTCTGGCGCGGCACTCGCTCGTCAAACACCTGGTGGCCACCGGCCACACCGCCACCTTCGCCAACTGCTACCCCGTGGCCTACCTGGATGCCCTGAAGCTGCCCCGGCGCCCCTCGGCCAGCGCCCCCGAGTTCACCCTCACCCCCGCCGCCCTGCGCCGCTTGAAGGCCTCGGCCAGCACGCTCGCCTTCGCCGCGGGCGGCGTCCCCCTGCGCACCCTGGACGACGCCCGCTCGGGACTCGCCCTCCCCCATGACATCACCGGCGCGCGTGCCCGCTCCCGCGACCTGGACGTGCCCACGCGCACGCCCGCCGAGGCCGCCGAGGTGTTCTGGCGCATCGCCGGCGAGGCCGACTTCACCTTCTTCGAGCACTACCTGGCGGACGAGGCGGGCCATGCCCAGGACTTCGTCGCCGCCCGCGACGCCCTGGACACCTTCGATGCCTTCGCCCGCGCCGTCGTCTCCCTCCGCCCGGCGGATGCCCGCGTGCTCGTGTGCAGCGACCACGGCAACGTGGAAGATTTGTCCACACGTTCACACACCCTGCACCCGGTGCCCGTGCTCTACTTCGGACCGCCAGCGCCCGAACTGGAGTCCCTGGCCACCGTGGCGGACGTGGGCCGCGTGGTGCTGCATTGGTGGGGTGGAGCATGA
- a CDS encoding carboxypeptidase regulatory-like domain-containing protein: protein MKLRTLSLTVLGTLGLSASMACQKEEATPAPAPAAQAPAPTIKAQHLSEDVAVPQEESDQAPKGGGTIRGLVTFKGTPPAPAPITPGTDPNCDGMDLEDQPVQVKAGKLANVLVRVQGLVPGQPQTPPEQMVVVDQNRCTYKPRVQGAVAGQPIVLMNSDSTLHNVRGTSGGKQLFNVTQPPLKTKEARPPSEAEVIRLKCDIHPWMTAWVVVNPNPYFNTSDEEGSFRIEGVPPGTYTLGAWHETLGTKTAQVTVKEGQETEISFEYVAAK, encoded by the coding sequence ATGAAGCTGCGTACACTGAGCTTGACGGTGCTCGGCACCCTGGGGCTTTCCGCGTCCATGGCCTGCCAGAAGGAGGAGGCGACCCCCGCGCCCGCTCCCGCCGCCCAGGCTCCGGCCCCCACCATCAAGGCCCAGCACCTGTCCGAGGACGTGGCCGTTCCCCAGGAGGAGAGTGACCAGGCGCCCAAGGGCGGTGGCACCATCCGGGGCCTCGTCACCTTCAAGGGCACTCCGCCCGCGCCCGCGCCCATCACCCCGGGCACGGATCCCAACTGCGATGGGATGGACCTGGAGGATCAACCCGTCCAGGTGAAGGCCGGCAAGCTGGCCAACGTCCTGGTGCGGGTACAGGGCCTGGTGCCCGGTCAGCCCCAGACGCCGCCGGAGCAGATGGTGGTGGTGGACCAGAACCGCTGCACGTACAAGCCCCGCGTCCAGGGCGCCGTCGCCGGCCAGCCCATCGTGCTCATGAACAGCGACAGCACGCTGCACAATGTGCGGGGCACGTCCGGCGGCAAACAGCTCTTCAACGTGACGCAGCCCCCCCTGAAGACGAAGGAGGCCAGGCCCCCGTCGGAGGCGGAGGTCATCCGCCTCAAGTGCGACATCCACCCGTGGATGACGGCGTGGGTGGTGGTGAATCCGAATCCGTACTTCAACACCTCGGATGAGGAGGGCTCCTTCCGCATCGAGGGCGTGCCCCCGGGCACGTACACCCTGGGCGCGTGGCACGAGACGCTCGGGACGAAGACGGCCCAGGTGACGGTGAAGGAGGGCCAGGAGACCGAGATCTCCTTCGAGTACGTGGCGGCGAAGTAG